From the Gramella sp. Hel_I_59 genome, one window contains:
- the pelG gene encoding exopolysaccharide Pel transporter PelG, producing the protein MNPEQRKAVAHLIIAIKDRNGKPVNLNVVIATIESLGIREVDVEKDFGFDSILSLANYIYKIFGLRAYNDLKNDKQRIVEAKNYKKIAISSYFSSRAVKQFILENGSGISNFLPVAIQVISIVLFGISLWTFSKFNNLQSTAVVLGVIVGFVATGGFVQVIGKQVSYYWYNEDFYMARHSVLNIIKYGTLTILVIFILSALLNFIIPLYSISFVIICFSYALFIGFLLLVLAPLYALKQRWMITVSISIGTSLALALHFFTKVPVYFLHWAGITIAALTSILYLQWFLKHTLKKKKSRSIVEPKVTLSIYRNFNYFLYGIFFFLFVFMDRIIAWSSSTNREIPYLFYYEKDYEIGMDLAILFFFLLGGVLEYSITSFNRHLDYFQLINSYSKFKKFNRKMTGLYHRHLRLLLFTTMGVAILLYLIMTQPWGYKAGFDEALSELSIKVSILGSIGYIFLTIGVLNTLYLYTLNQNRKPLVAIIAAFLTNFITGVILSRLISYEYAVVGLMLGSLVFMLVTFRYTKQFFKNLDYYYYAAY; encoded by the coding sequence ATGAACCCGGAACAAAGAAAAGCTGTAGCACATCTCATTATTGCTATTAAAGATCGTAACGGGAAACCGGTAAATTTAAATGTAGTGATCGCCACTATCGAATCTTTAGGCATCAGGGAAGTTGATGTTGAAAAAGATTTTGGCTTCGATAGTATTTTAAGTCTTGCGAACTATATCTATAAAATCTTTGGATTAAGAGCTTATAATGATTTAAAGAATGACAAGCAGCGAATAGTCGAGGCCAAGAATTATAAGAAGATTGCCATTTCCTCGTATTTTTCATCTCGTGCTGTCAAACAATTTATACTTGAGAATGGATCGGGGATCTCGAACTTTTTACCGGTTGCGATACAGGTGATCTCTATTGTACTTTTCGGGATTTCTCTCTGGACATTTTCCAAATTCAATAACCTGCAATCTACTGCTGTGGTTCTTGGTGTGATTGTGGGCTTCGTGGCTACCGGTGGATTTGTACAGGTAATTGGAAAGCAGGTTTCCTATTATTGGTATAATGAAGACTTCTATATGGCCCGGCACTCGGTTCTCAATATTATCAAGTACGGTACGCTTACCATCCTGGTGATATTCATACTTTCAGCCTTGCTAAATTTCATAATACCATTATACTCTATTAGTTTTGTGATCATCTGTTTTTCTTATGCTTTATTCATTGGCTTTCTACTTTTGGTACTGGCGCCCTTATATGCATTAAAGCAACGTTGGATGATCACCGTGAGCATTAGTATAGGAACATCACTCGCACTTGCTTTACATTTCTTCACAAAAGTCCCGGTATATTTCCTGCACTGGGCAGGAATAACTATTGCGGCTTTGACTTCAATTTTATATCTGCAATGGTTCTTAAAACATACATTGAAGAAGAAGAAATCCAGGTCGATCGTAGAACCAAAAGTGACTTTGTCCATTTACCGCAACTTTAATTATTTTTTATACGGAATCTTCTTTTTCCTTTTCGTGTTTATGGATAGGATTATCGCATGGTCATCTTCTACTAATCGCGAGATACCTTATCTATTCTACTATGAAAAGGATTATGAAATAGGCATGGATCTCGCCATCTTGTTCTTCTTTTTGCTGGGTGGAGTACTGGAATACAGTATTACCTCGTTTAACCGACATCTGGACTATTTTCAACTTATTAATAGTTACTCAAAATTCAAGAAGTTCAATCGTAAAATGACGGGATTATATCATCGTCATTTGAGATTACTTCTTTTTACAACGATGGGAGTGGCGATCCTGTTATATCTTATAATGACCCAGCCATGGGGTTATAAAGCGGGATTTGATGAGGCACTTTCAGAACTTAGTATTAAGGTGAGCATATTAGGGAGTATAGGCTATATATTTCTTACTATAGGTGTTTTAAACACGCTGTACTTGTATACTCTCAATCAAAACCGGAAACCGCTGGTTGCCATTATCGCTGCGTTTTTAACAAATTTTATAACGGGAGTGATACTAAGCCGGCTCATATCCTACGAATATGCGGTTGTTGGTTTAATGCTGGGATCTCTGGTCTTCATGCTGGTAACCTTTAGATATACAAAGCAGTTTTTTAAGAATCTGGATTACTATTATTATGCAGCATATTAA
- a CDS encoding endo alpha-1,4 polygalactosaminidase, producing MQHIKYFVMGLVCFSIFSFSKCKHETGKRVLVNYGDFDPELVKGYDYVILESAHFSSEDIKILKSNNQNVLAYVSFGEVNEAAPHYQEISEYTLSKNDIWNSYVLDLENEQTRQTIFEIVRNNLETKGFDGLFLDNIDNYTSFGPTPEKLTSLVSFLKLVKAEFPKSHLMQNAGLEALDETEEYVSSIAVESVATNYNFETSEYRMRESKDFNQRIDNLKSVAQDIGLPIIIIEYADSATLKNAVKKRLKPYQANLFIGKIELQNLPENE from the coding sequence ATGCAGCATATTAAATATTTCGTGATGGGTCTGGTTTGCTTTTCAATCTTCAGTTTCTCTAAATGTAAGCATGAAACAGGAAAACGTGTACTTGTAAATTATGGAGATTTTGATCCTGAACTCGTTAAAGGATATGACTATGTGATATTAGAAAGCGCTCATTTCTCTTCGGAAGACATTAAAATTTTAAAATCTAACAACCAGAATGTTCTTGCTTACGTAAGTTTTGGAGAAGTAAATGAAGCTGCTCCACATTACCAGGAGATTTCAGAATATACCCTTTCAAAGAATGACATATGGAACAGTTATGTGCTTGACCTGGAAAATGAACAAACACGCCAAACAATTTTTGAGATCGTAAGAAATAATCTGGAAACCAAAGGTTTTGATGGACTCTTCCTTGATAATATAGACAACTACACTTCTTTTGGACCAACCCCAGAAAAACTGACTTCGCTCGTGAGTTTTCTAAAACTTGTTAAAGCAGAATTCCCAAAATCACATTTGATGCAGAATGCTGGACTGGAAGCGCTTGATGAAACCGAAGAGTATGTAAGTTCAATCGCGGTAGAATCTGTGGCTACCAATTATAATTTTGAAACTTCAGAATATAGAATGAGAGAATCGAAAGATTTCAATCAACGAATTGACAATTTGAAGAGCGTGGCTCAGGATATTGGATTGCCTATTATAATTATTGAATATGCAGATAGTGCAACTCTCAAAAATGCCGTGAAGAAGCGTTTGAAGCCTTATCAGGCAAATCTCTTTATTGGAAAAATTGAGCTTCAAAACCTACCGGAAAATGAGTGA
- a CDS encoding DUF2194 domain-containing protein, with protein MRARFIIFLVSIILISGCEKDSKEQETGKRTERISYEAYSKDPLVTFIVDPEDKTSIDYKENIHKTLNYSKIPFTAIQLDEFNSMPAFGANNRVVILTNPDDLNKRAFLQILEFLENGGMVLLPTLSSGEQFDFLAGVRLEGVQQIDTKANGYLAPNHILPNFKNKAFKQATVLNGLNRDSFSADIKVLATANSDTNYPAILQNDLGNGKVILMNTSQAFEKRDRGLLFSILLHGLEGIPYSVANTTSIFLDDFPAPLYNMAMEPVHTEMSVTQANFYTDHWWPDMLNLAKEQGLIYSGYVCFDYRNQTTPPFTFEEWESSKKRESGKTVIASDWLMNQMKNSDHELAFHGYNHASLVENDWPNYDFMVLGLEAAKKRWQIRNYGKLPASYVPPSNNIDSLGFAALQQVFPSIKYNASLYLGNFEDGGSREFDPEPYNAHFYNFPRITSGYTMDVANQYNQQNLYLYTGIWSHFIHADDIYQIPSSFEEQEPPYEYRNQEQLGWKISKNGSLGLYPRFENYIKQTKKLFPLMRFLAVKNAAEITEAWRNASYSYSFDKQKVKVGTSKENENWWFLYVNYQNKTLIEEYFNSKKFEFSKTNLHTGNLYMLKSESGQITIPYFPKNTSALKVSLAEQFENYLNLEETPADDSISEKIIGLKQSLTSSNSFSKNKWLELARYLGWQNRQAEIWPLLKTRYEQRNRDQRYVEVASMLVKGSDYPDMQTRKFWMGEQVAVSGGTQVKLDYIGYFGNNNEVKLNSAELKQLIASNDSENVRNYIEIFLKEYPDEAANYLIESSCSNHHNSAETISWFYADRQNYKEAIAWAGCAETIGVETIDQWYLKEGNEAEIRQRGYPLYINWLLSNSPAKATQQLINIEACNDDLKSLATEISYAFGNQGSYRMALAWSECSADLPVLTRMYWLAQLSKTQEIEDLYAQISPENEQFEEIQEFLVSYYISESDFIKAWKMADSMTTSAKKTEFRKQLNKDVVFIDRDKQKQLLLENPDLFDGKVSALLEKSIRTTESDFIQLNGNMVADRLDPNYYETKIGYGLRDRSYNTHIFSLVQTKSYEVPVAQIDPNNIDRSLYGLDYQFVTAIKPGKFNFTAGARLELDQNENVYYHIRAGASISKDSLYSSASVFRRPALTGGAYGLEIYQSQLNIYEELRISETFRTTLYLEGNHYDDDGTVDATAAFAFYGEIYRNGRSAISAYTEVAGLLGNNDKSSGYPYWTLKERLYGGFGAGYTFGNLNKDINLSLDAAYFLDTFSDNFQRYRGSFSYPFDDKLYFTGSMEFYTLKNFYSNNFGVGLRYYLN; from the coding sequence TTGAGAGCTAGGTTTATCATATTTTTAGTTAGTATCATTTTGATATCTGGCTGTGAAAAAGATAGCAAGGAGCAGGAGACGGGTAAAAGAACAGAACGTATAAGTTATGAAGCTTATAGTAAAGACCCTTTGGTGACCTTTATCGTAGATCCAGAGGATAAAACCAGTATAGATTACAAAGAGAATATTCATAAAACACTCAACTATTCCAAAATTCCGTTTACGGCTATTCAGCTGGATGAATTTAATTCCATGCCAGCATTCGGGGCAAATAATCGCGTAGTTATTCTTACGAATCCCGATGACCTGAATAAACGAGCATTTTTACAAATCCTTGAATTCCTTGAAAATGGAGGGATGGTCCTGCTGCCTACTTTAAGTTCAGGAGAGCAATTCGACTTTCTTGCAGGAGTGAGACTTGAAGGCGTTCAACAAATTGATACAAAGGCTAACGGTTACCTGGCTCCCAATCATATTCTGCCAAATTTTAAAAACAAGGCATTTAAGCAGGCCACTGTACTGAATGGGTTAAACAGGGACAGTTTTTCTGCGGATATTAAGGTACTTGCTACCGCGAATAGTGATACCAACTACCCGGCAATTCTTCAGAATGATCTTGGGAATGGTAAGGTGATCCTGATGAACACTTCTCAAGCCTTTGAAAAACGCGATCGCGGATTACTCTTTAGTATTCTTTTGCATGGACTTGAAGGAATACCATATTCCGTAGCAAATACTACAAGCATTTTTCTGGATGATTTTCCTGCGCCACTGTATAACATGGCTATGGAGCCTGTTCATACCGAAATGTCTGTGACTCAAGCCAACTTCTATACAGATCACTGGTGGCCAGATATGCTGAATCTTGCTAAGGAACAGGGTTTGATTTATTCCGGTTATGTTTGTTTTGATTACCGTAACCAGACCACACCGCCGTTTACTTTTGAAGAATGGGAAAGTTCCAAAAAACGAGAATCTGGTAAAACAGTAATCGCATCTGACTGGCTAATGAATCAAATGAAGAATTCTGATCATGAACTAGCGTTTCATGGCTATAATCACGCTTCACTTGTTGAGAACGACTGGCCAAATTATGATTTTATGGTCCTGGGATTGGAAGCCGCGAAAAAGAGGTGGCAGATCAGGAACTATGGAAAGCTACCTGCAAGCTACGTCCCGCCGTCAAATAATATAGATAGTCTGGGTTTTGCAGCGCTACAACAAGTATTTCCTTCTATAAAATATAATGCTAGCCTGTACCTGGGAAATTTTGAAGATGGTGGGTCTCGTGAGTTTGACCCTGAACCGTACAACGCTCATTTCTATAATTTCCCCAGAATTACCAGTGGATATACCATGGATGTAGCCAATCAATACAACCAGCAGAATCTATATTTATACACAGGTATCTGGTCACATTTCATTCATGCAGACGATATTTATCAAATTCCATCAAGTTTTGAGGAGCAGGAACCGCCATACGAATATCGAAATCAGGAACAGCTGGGTTGGAAAATTTCTAAAAACGGTTCTCTTGGATTGTATCCACGCTTTGAAAATTATATCAAACAAACAAAAAAGCTGTTCCCATTAATGCGGTTTCTTGCAGTTAAGAATGCAGCTGAAATTACTGAAGCCTGGAGAAATGCATCTTATTCGTATAGTTTTGACAAACAGAAGGTAAAGGTAGGGACCAGTAAAGAAAATGAGAATTGGTGGTTTCTTTATGTGAACTATCAAAACAAAACGCTGATCGAAGAATATTTCAATTCCAAGAAATTTGAGTTTTCAAAAACAAACTTGCATACCGGGAATTTGTACATGCTAAAATCTGAATCTGGACAAATCACTATTCCATATTTTCCGAAGAACACTTCAGCCTTAAAAGTTTCACTAGCAGAACAGTTCGAAAATTATCTCAATCTGGAAGAAACTCCGGCAGACGATTCCATTTCAGAAAAAATCATTGGTTTAAAACAAAGTCTGACATCATCGAACTCCTTCTCTAAAAATAAATGGCTGGAACTCGCCCGTTATCTGGGGTGGCAGAACAGGCAGGCAGAAATATGGCCATTATTAAAAACCCGATATGAGCAGCGTAATAGAGATCAACGATATGTTGAGGTAGCAAGTATGCTGGTAAAAGGGAGTGATTATCCAGACATGCAGACCCGGAAATTCTGGATGGGTGAACAAGTTGCGGTTTCAGGTGGTACACAGGTGAAACTCGATTATATCGGCTACTTCGGAAATAATAATGAAGTGAAATTGAATTCTGCTGAATTGAAGCAATTGATCGCTTCAAACGATTCAGAAAATGTTCGAAATTATATTGAAATTTTTCTGAAGGAATATCCCGATGAAGCAGCAAATTACCTCATTGAAAGTTCCTGCTCCAATCATCATAATTCAGCAGAGACCATTAGCTGGTTTTATGCCGACAGGCAGAATTATAAAGAAGCGATCGCCTGGGCAGGTTGTGCGGAGACCATAGGTGTGGAGACGATAGATCAATGGTATTTAAAAGAGGGAAATGAAGCAGAAATCAGGCAAAGAGGTTATCCACTTTATATTAATTGGTTGTTGAGTAATTCACCGGCCAAAGCCACTCAGCAATTGATCAATATAGAAGCCTGCAATGATGATTTAAAGTCGTTAGCCACAGAGATCTCCTATGCTTTTGGAAACCAGGGAAGTTATAGAATGGCCTTAGCATGGAGCGAATGTAGCGCAGATTTACCGGTTTTGACAAGAATGTACTGGTTGGCACAATTGAGCAAAACACAGGAAATTGAGGATCTATATGCTCAAATTAGTCCTGAAAATGAACAATTCGAAGAAATTCAAGAATTTTTAGTCTCCTACTATATTTCAGAGTCTGATTTTATCAAAGCCTGGAAGATGGCCGATTCAATGACAACTTCTGCTAAGAAAACAGAATTTAGGAAACAGTTGAATAAAGATGTGGTATTTATAGACAGAGATAAGCAAAAGCAATTATTGCTGGAAAACCCTGATCTTTTTGATGGTAAGGTATCGGCATTATTGGAAAAGAGTATTAGAACTACTGAAAGTGATTTTATCCAGTTAAATGGAAATATGGTGGCAGACAGGCTGGATCCTAATTATTATGAAACAAAGATTGGTTATGGATTAAGAGATCGTTCCTACAATACGCATATTTTTAGCCTGGTTCAAACCAAGTCTTACGAAGTGCCAGTAGCACAAATAGATCCTAATAACATAGATCGCAGCTTGTATGGGTTAGATTATCAATTTGTAACGGCTATAAAACCTGGGAAATTTAATTTCACTGCAGGTGCAAGGCTGGAGTTGGACCAGAATGAGAATGTGTATTATCATATTCGCGCCGGGGCTAGTATTAGTAAGGATAGCCTTTATAGTTCCGCTTCTGTGTTTAGACGGCCTGCGCTTACCGGTGGAGCTTATGGTTTGGAGATTTACCAGAGTCAGCTTAATATCTATGAGGAGTTAAGGATCAGTGAAACTTTTAGAACTACTCTGTATCTGGAAGGAAATCACTATGACGATGATGGCACCGTGGACGCTACTGCTGCTTTTGCTTTCTACGGAGAAATATATCGCAATGGAAGATCTGCAATATCTGCCTATACGGAAGTTGCCGGATTACTTGGTAATAATGATAAAAGTAGCGGCTATCCTTACTGGACACTCAAAGAGAGATTGTACGGTGGTTTTGGAGCTGGATATACCTTTGGGAATTTAAATAAAGATATTAATCTAAGCCTTGATGCGGCATATTTCCTCGATACTTTTTCTGATAATTTTCAGCGTTACCGAGGGAGTTTTAGCTATCCTTTTGATGATAAACTATATTTCACAGGGAGCATGGAATTCTATACGTTAAAGAACTTCTATTCTAACAACTTTGGCGTTGGATTACGCTATTACCTTAACTAA
- a CDS encoding alkene reductase gives MSTQALLKTYKLGDLELKNRVIMAPMTRGRADNPEKKAIPELHSEYYRQRASAGLIISEGSQVSKDAVGYINTPGIHTKEQVEAWKDVTSAVHNADGKIFIQLWHVGRMSHPDFHGGELPLAPSPINPNSKSFTPEGFKDTVVPREMTADDIKQTIEDFKQAAKNSMEAGFDGVEIHSSNGYLFHQFFNATSNHRNDEYGGSIEKRSRILFDVLDAVKEVMPENRIGIRLNPSMHGLFGMTMDEETIPTFDYIIKKLNEYDLSYLHLSEPFTDVSEISFAETDIAKRYRPIYKGTLMINTNFDQEKGNAVLDDGDADLVAFGKPFISNPDLAERFEQGVELDSWDEDTFYSGGAKGYTDYEVKTERATVLQ, from the coding sequence ATGAGTACACAAGCATTATTAAAAACATATAAATTAGGCGATCTGGAATTAAAAAATCGCGTGATCATGGCTCCTATGACCCGTGGGCGTGCAGATAATCCAGAGAAGAAAGCTATTCCTGAACTCCATTCAGAATATTACCGACAAAGAGCGAGCGCTGGTCTTATAATTTCTGAAGGTTCCCAGGTTTCAAAAGATGCCGTTGGATATATTAATACCCCCGGAATTCATACAAAGGAACAGGTTGAAGCCTGGAAAGACGTGACCTCAGCAGTTCATAATGCTGATGGAAAGATCTTTATTCAGCTATGGCATGTGGGTAGAATGTCACATCCAGATTTTCATGGAGGTGAATTGCCTTTGGCGCCATCTCCTATCAATCCGAATTCAAAATCGTTCACGCCAGAAGGTTTTAAGGATACGGTTGTGCCCAGAGAAATGACCGCCGATGATATCAAGCAAACCATTGAAGATTTTAAGCAGGCAGCTAAAAATTCTATGGAAGCAGGATTTGACGGAGTAGAAATACATTCCAGCAACGGATATCTTTTTCACCAGTTTTTCAATGCGACTTCCAATCACAGAAACGATGAATATGGAGGTTCTATAGAGAAAAGATCAAGAATACTTTTTGATGTTCTGGATGCGGTGAAAGAAGTAATGCCGGAAAATCGAATCGGGATTCGCTTAAATCCTTCCATGCACGGCCTATTCGGGATGACTATGGATGAAGAAACGATTCCTACTTTCGATTATATCATCAAGAAGCTGAACGAATACGATCTGTCTTACCTCCATCTTTCTGAACCATTTACAGATGTTTCTGAAATTTCTTTTGCTGAAACAGATATCGCGAAACGTTATCGCCCTATCTACAAAGGAACATTAATGATCAATACGAATTTCGATCAGGAAAAAGGGAATGCAGTGCTTGACGATGGTGATGCAGATCTTGTTGCCTTCGGAAAACCATTTATTTCTAATCCAGATCTTGCTGAAAGATTTGAACAGGGTGTTGAACTGGACTCGTGGGATGAGGATACTTTTTACTCTGGAGGAGCAAAAGGCTATACCGACTACGAGGTTAAAACTGAAAGAGCTACAGTGCTTCAGTAA